The Thunnus albacares chromosome 11, fThuAlb1.1, whole genome shotgun sequence genome contains a region encoding:
- the LOC122992257 gene encoding olfactory receptor 6N2-like codes for MDDELNVTYITLGGHVEVDKYRYVYFLIIFTVYILIICSNSTIVYLIWTQQNLHEPMYIFIAALLVNSVLLSTAIYPKLLIDFLSEKQIISYSACLFQFHMFYSLGGSEFLLLSAMAYDRYVSICKPLQYPIIMRKSTVSIFLVLAWLLPASQVAVPVGLSANKKLCSFTLKAIFCNNTVYKLRCVVSRAQIIHDMVILLNVALLPVLFILFTYTRIFIISYRSGREVRKKAAQTCLPHLIVLINFSCLCAYDVITIQLESDFPKTVRLIMTLQIVMYHPLFNPIMYGLKMKEISKELKKLFCQAKDLIYEH; via the coding sequence ATGGATGATGAATTAAATGTAACATATATAACTCTTGGTGGGCATGTAGAAGTGGACAAATAcagatatgtttattttttgattatttttactgtatatattctaATAATCTGTAGTAATTCCACCATTGTGTATCTTATCTGGACACAGCAAAACCTTCATGAGCctatgtacatttttattgcaGCTTTGTTAGTCAACTCTGTTCTTTTGAGCACTGCTATCTACCCAAAGCTTTTGATTGACTTTTTGTCTGAAAAACAGATAATATCTTATTCAGCCTGTCTCTTCCAATTTCATATGTTTTACTCTTTAGGCGGTTCAGAATTTTTACTGTTGTCAGCTATGGCCTATGACAGGTATGTGTCTATATGCAAACCTCTGCAATATCCAATTATCATGAGAAAATCTACTGTCAGTATTTTCTTGGTTTTAGCTTGGCTTCTGCCTGCCTCTCAGGTTGCAGTGCCAGTTGGATTGAGTGCCAATAAAAAACTGTGTAGCTTTACTTTGAAAGCAATTTTTTGTAATAATACAGTTTACAAACTTCGATGTGTGGTCTCAAGAGCACAAATTATACACGATATGGTAATTTTGCTTAATGTTGCACTTCTCCCTGTGCTCTTCATACTTTTTACATACACAAGGATATTTATTATATCCTATCGAAGTGGTAGAGAAGTCAGGAAAAAAGCTGCACAGACCTGTTTACCCCATCTGATTGTTTTAATTAACTTCTCCTGTTTATGTGCATATGATGTCATTACAATTCAGCTGGAATCAGATTTTCCAAAAACTGTACGTTTAATAATGACATTACAAATAGTAATGTATCATCCTCTCTTTAATCCAATAATGTATGgactaaaaatgaaagaaatttcTAAAGAACTCAAGAAGTTGTTCTGTCAAGCCAAAGATCTGatatatgaacactga
- the LOC122992259 gene encoding olfactory receptor 11A1-like, which translates to MDYELNVTYITFGGHVDVHKYRYLYFLIMFTVYILIICCNSTIICLIWIHKNLHEPMYIFIAALLLNSVVVSTAMYPKMLIDFLSEKQIISYSACLFQFFLFYSLSGSEFLLLSAMAYDRYVSICKPLHYPTIMRKNTVSIFLILAWLVPASQIAVPVILSADMKLCSLTVKGIFCNNAIYNLHCVSSRARSIFGVVALMNIALFPVLFILFTYTKIFIISYRSCGQVRKKAAQTCLPHLLVLISFACLCAYDVSIVRLESDFTKTARLIMTLQFVLYHPLFNPIIYGLKMKEITKHLKRLFCQSKEI; encoded by the coding sequence ATGGATTATGAATTAAATGTAACATATATAACTTTTGGTGGGCATGTGGACGTGCACAAATACAGatatctttattttctgatcATGTTTACAGTATACATTCTTATAATATGCTGTAATTCCACAATTATATGCCTTATCTGGATTCACAAAAACCTTCATGAGCCTATGTACATTTTCATTGCAGCCTTGCTACTGAACTCTGTTGTTGTAAGCACTGCTATGTACCCAAAGATGTTAATTGACTTTTTATCTGAAAAACAGATTATATCTTATTCAGCCTGTCTCTTTCaattttttctattttactcTTTAAGTGGTTCAGAATTCTTATTGTTGTCAGCCATGGCTTATGACAGGTATGTGTCTATATGTAAACCTTTGCATTATCCAACTATCATGAGAAAAAACACTGTCAGCATTTTCCTGATTTTAGCTTGGCTTGTGCCTGCTTCTCAGATTGCAGTGCCAGTAATACTGAGTGCTGATATGAAACTCTGTAGCCTAACTGTAAAAGGAATTTTTTGTAACAACGCCATTTACAATCTCCACTGTGTGAGTTCAAGAGCACGATCTATATTTGGTGTTGTTGCTCTGATGAACATTGCACTTTTCCCTGTGCTCTTCATACTTTTTACATACACAAAGATATTTATAATATCCTACAGAAGTTGTGGACAAGTCAGGAAAAAAGCTGCACAGACTTGTTTACCCCATCTTCTGGTTTTAATCAGCTTtgcctgtttgtgtgcatatgaTGTCAGTATAGTTAGACTAGAATCTGATTTTACAAAAACTGCACGTTTAATAATGACATTACAATTTGTTCTTTATCATCCTCTCTTTAATCCAATTATCTATGgactaaaaatgaaagaaattactAAACACCTCAAGAGATTGTTCTGTCAATCAAAAGAGATCTAA